In Populus nigra chromosome 1, ddPopNigr1.1, whole genome shotgun sequence, one genomic interval encodes:
- the LOC133680770 gene encoding uncharacterized protein LOC133680770, whose amino-acid sequence MAAALECWSSRASTDEDMVEQVLMRTQDRSETSSSSITTTATSLQLSDKITNLSQKDTISSSSAMQKRLQRLSRNVSEAIASLKNSLNLDSPRDSLVQLTSSQQGNANGNKSERCRKVVWASVVRNLTQLYPGSQLPEKLVSNIRKHYDSLPLSYAQAGFDMKEVFLHIKLIEQTSVDEQPAIMIQEVSDDEVQGCVYKLTFACNSSISWPAMSGALDSASICCKKIQIFEKKGFTLGVVLLLVQAGQEKSFRARIESALKSSVKKSKSTTVKLPFGLCGCQEENAKGNFGEIEEDSCEQNCRNAIENSNVNIQLEMPLPTSSIVVSVDEWQTVNSGRDEIGKWLLNSDNLEFIDQIGPNSFKGVHKGKRVGIEKLKGCDKGNSYEFELRKDLLELMTCGHKNILQFYGICVDENHGLCVVTKLMEGGPVNELMLKNKKLQTKEIVRIATDVAEGIKFMNDHGVAYRDLNTQRIMLDRHGNACLGDMGIVTACKSMGEAMEYETDGYRWLAPEIIAGDPENITETWMSNAYSFGMVVWEMVTGEAAYAAYSPVQAAVGIAACGLRPEIPKDCPQLLKSLMTKCWNNSPSKRPKFSEILSILLRPSNNINR is encoded by the exons ATGGCAGCGGCACTAGAGTGCTGGTCGAGCAGAGCCAGCACAGACGAGGACATGGTAGAACAAGTCTTGATGAGAACACAAGACAGATCAGAAACCTCATCATCTTCAATCACCACAACAGCAACATCCTTACAATTATCTGATAAAATCACAAATCTTTCACAAAAAGACACTATTTCCTCGTCATCTGCAATGCAAAAAAGGCTTCAAAGATTGAGTCGAAATGTGTCTGAAGCCATTGCTTCACTTAAAAACTCATTGAATCTTGATTCACCACGTGACTCACTAGTGCAGCTAACGAGCTCCCAACAGGGTAATGCAAATGGTAATAAGAGCGAGAGATGCAGAAAGGTTGTGTGGGCGAGTGTTGTAAGGAACCTCACTCAGCTGTATCCGGGGAGCCAGTTGCCCGAGAAGCTTGTGTCCAATATCAGGAAGCACTATGATTCTTTGCCACTcag TTATGCTCAGGCAGGGTTTGATATGAAAGAAGTGTTTTTGCACATTAAGTTGATAGAGCAGACATCAGTTGACGAGCAACCAGCAATAATGATACAAGAAGTGTCTGATGATGAGGTACAGGGCTGTGTATACAAACTCACATTTGCTTGCAACTCGTCCATTTCTTGGCCCGCAATGTCTGGTGCATTGGATAGCGCTTCCATTTGTTGCAAGAAGATTCAGATCTTTGAAAAGAAAGGGTTTACTCTTGGGGTTGTTCTTCTTTTAGTCCAAGCTGGACAAGAGAAATCATTTAGAGCTCGGATAGAAAGCGCTTTAAAATCTTCTGTAAAGAAGTCCAAATCCACCACTGTGAAGCTTCCCTTTGGGCTTTGTGGGTGTCAAGAAGAGAATGCTAAAGGAAACTTTGGTGAAATTGAAGAGGATTCTTGTGAACAGAATTGTAGGAATGCCATTGAGAATTCAAATGTGAATATTCAGCTTGAGATGCCCTTACCCACCTCGTCGATTGTTGTATCCGTCGATGAGTGGCAAACAGTTAATTCTGGCAGGGATGAGATAGGAAAATGGCTTTTGAACTCTGATAATCTTGAGTTCATTGATCAGATTGGACCAAATTCCTTTAAGGGAGTTCACAAGGGCAAAAGGGTGGGAATTGAGAAGCTTAAAGGGTGTGATAAAGGGAATTCTTATGAGTTCGAGCTCCGTAAAGATCTTTTGGAACTGATGACTTGCGGGCATAAGAACATTCTTCAATTTTATGGAATTTGTGTTGATGAAAATCATGGATTGTGTGTGGTGACCAAATTGATGGAAGGTGGACCTGTTAATGAGCTAATGCTAAAGAATAAAAAGCTTCAAACTAAGGAAATAGTAAGAATTGCTACAGATGTAGCAGAAGGGATAAAGTTTATGAATGATCATGGTGTTGCATATAGAGACCTTAACACGCAACGGATTATGTTGGACCGGCATGGGAATGCTTGCTTAGGGGACATGGGCATAGTTACTGCTTGCAAGAGCATGGGTGAGGCGATGGAGTATGAAACAGATGGTTATCGTTGGCTAGCTCCTGAG ATTATTGCAGGTGATCCAGAGAATATAACCGAGACATGGATGAGTAATGCATATAGTTTCGGGATGGTGGTTTGGGAGATGGTGACTGGCGAGGCTGCTTATGCTGCATATTCACCTGTGCAGGCAGCAGTTGGTATAGCTGCTTGTGGCCTAAGACCTGAGATCCCTAAGGACTGCCCGCAACTCCTGAAATCTCTGATGACCAAGTGCTGGAACAATTCCCCATCAAAGCGGCCTAAGTTCTCTGAAATTCTATCAATTTTGTTGCGGCCTAGCAACAATATCAATAGGTAA